The following coding sequences lie in one Arachis hypogaea cultivar Tifrunner chromosome 4, arahy.Tifrunner.gnm2.J5K5, whole genome shotgun sequence genomic window:
- the LOC112794621 gene encoding monolignol oxidoreductase AtBBE-like 13, which translates to MVDANGRILMNRTLMGDDLFWAIRGGGGSSFGVITAWKVKLVQVPETVTIFNVPKTLDKDNAVATTNLFLKWQTIADKVPKELFLHSVMSVTNSSYGGKTVQISFTGLYLGTAENLLPLMQNKFSELDLHYVNFTEMSWIQSVLYFAGYSINDHLEVLLLRNQTSQSFKAKSDYVTEAIPKEGLEGLWNMLLEEKNPILILTPYGGRMSEISGTETPFPHRNGSIYGIQYLVYWESNEETEKHVDWMRRVYEYMRAYVSKGPRAAYLNYRDLDLGINRDNTTYEEAKSWGLKYFKFNFEKLAIIKAQVDPANFFRNQQSIPPFN; encoded by the coding sequence ATGGTAGATGCGAATGGGAGGATACTGATGAACAGAACTTTAATGGGTGATGACCTGTTTTGGGCcataagaggaggaggaggatcaaGTTTTGGAGTGATCACTGCATGGAAAGTGAAGCTTGTTCAAGTTCCCGAAACAGTGACAATTTTCAATGTTCCAAAAACACTAGATAAAGATAATGCTGTTGCTACCACCAACCTTTTCCTTAAATGGCAAACCATTGCTGACAAGGTTCCGAAAGAACTTTTCTTGCACTCAGTTATGAGTGTCACAAATTCATCCTATGGTGGAAAAACAGTGCAAATTTCATTCACAGGGTTGTATCTTGGAACAGCAGAAAATCTTCTACCATTGATGCAGAACAAGTTCTCAGAACTGGATTTGCATTATGTTAACTTCACTGAGATGAGTTGGATCCAATCAGTTCTTTACTTTGCAGGCTATTCAATCAATGATCACTTAGAAGTGTTGCTTTTGAGAAACCAAACATCCCAAAGCTTCAAAGCAAAATCAGATTATGTAACTGAGGCAATTCCCAAGGAAGGTTTAGAGGGTTTATGGAACATGTTACTTGAAGAGAAGAATCCAATATTGATTCTAACACCTTATGGTGGGAGAATGAGTGAGATTTCAGGAACAGAAACACCATTTCCACATAGAAATGGGAGCATATATGGGATTCAATATTTGGTATATTGGGAATCAAATGAAGAAACAGAAAAACATGTGGATTGGATGAGAAGGGTGTATGAATACATGAGAGCTTATGTTTCAAAGGGTCCTAGAGCTGCATATTTGAATTATAGGGACCTTGACTTAGGAATCAACAGAGACAACACAACATATGAAGAAGCAAAATCTTGGGGCttgaaatattttaagtttaattttgaaaagttgGCAATAATAAAGGCTCAAGTTGATCCTGCCAACTTTTTCAGGAATCAGCAGTCCATTCCACCTTTTAACTAG